Proteins encoded together in one Euwallacea similis isolate ESF13 chromosome 12, ESF131.1, whole genome shotgun sequence window:
- the LOC136412566 gene encoding transcription factor Clamp-like isoform X2: protein MFDPNVITTTTQQTQIQYQQQPQQQSDKDKNGQVEQKQEFAPFCYANVNMIQKITPQTQHSTVNMSQLTDDKCYITQPAFSYNYTLVNQNLLTQNAISNITFKCDVCGLMFAHLSLLNHHKKVNHGQTDQQQAQQQQITVQLMPTQVQQAQQPTQIQIVSADRIRYSCEECGMTFVTQAELKTHKIQNHQQPQQQVQAQNPQQTGQQVNTLKIKNCETCGAPLQQDTNKKRAVMKVKCENCLSAESIQPQIFVVAAAPEPAPTIKFEESTGTQTQSPTALGTQNSIPIGIKNNHPVKKRGVASVTKCTKCNGSGIIFIGGTKNQQNNAEKPFHCNICNGSFSRYSSLWSHKRLHTGEKNFKCNICGLAFAKAAYLKNHSRIHTGEKPYRCNVCGMQFSQSPHLKNHERIHSGERPYVCEVCDKSFARHSTLWNHRRIHTGEKPYRCDICSSCFNQATHLKNHQKVHSGEKPFKCDICTVGFSDRFALKRHRNIHEKYGRTKPMIQSGSENENEKCIDAEVLQVQEGSEHEELVEAKFEGKYEEAEEIEEMEDISELQVQLQ from the exons ATGTTCGACCCTAACGTTATAACAACCACCACCCAGCAAACCCAAATTCAGTACCAACAGCAACCGCAGCAACAATCCGATAAAGACAAAAATGGGCAAGTGGAGCAAAAACAGGAATTCGCCCCATTTTGCTACGCCAACGTAAACATGATCCAGAAAATCACCCCTCAAACGCAACATTCCACTGTCAACATGTCCCAGTTGACTGACGATAAATGTTACATCACTCAACCTGCATTCAGTTACAATTACACTTTG GTGAACCAAAACCTGTTGACCCAGAACGCCATATCTAACATTACCTTCAAATGCGACGTGTGCGGATTGATGTTTGCACACTTAAGCCTTCTCAATCATCATAAGAAAGTAAATCACGGCCAAACGGATCAGCAACAGGCTCAGCAGCAGCAGATCACTGTTCAGCTTATGCCGACGCAAGTTCAGCAAGCCCAACAACCAACCCAGATTCAAATAGTGTCCGCAGATCGCATACGATATTCCTGCGAGGAGTGCGGCATGACTTTTGTCACGCAGGCGGAGTTGAAAACTCATAAGATACAGAATCATCAACAGCCTCAACAGCAG GTGCAAGCTCAAAACCCGCAGCAAACTGGGCAGCAGGTgaatactttgaaaattaagaactGTGAAACTTGCGGGGCTCCTTTACAACAAGACACCAACAAGAAAAGGGCAGTTATGAAG GTTAAATGTGAAAACTGCCTTAGTGCTGAATCAATTCAACCACAAATATTCGTGGTGGCAGCAGCACCCGAACCGGCACCAACGATTAAATTCGAAGAGAGCACCGGAACTCAAACTCAAAGTCCTACCGCTCTAG GTACTCAAAATTCAATTCCTATTggtataaaaaataaccatCCAGTAAAGAAACGAGGTGTTGCCAGTGTAACCAAGTGCACGAAATGCAACGGAAGTGGAATCATTTTTATAGGAGGAACAAAAAATCAGCAGAATAATGCAGAGAAACCTTTTCATTGCAATATTTGCAATG GTTCATTCAGTCGATACTCGTCTTTGTGGTCTCACAAACGATTACATACAGGagagaaaaactttaaatgcaaTATCTGTGGCTTAGCATTTGCTAAAGCAGCCTACTTGAAGAATCATTCCAGGATACATACAGGAGAAAAACCTTATAG GTGCAACGTATGCGGAATGCAATTTTCCCAGTCACCCCATCTTAAGAATCATGAGCGAATACATTCAGGGGAACGACCGTATGTTTGCGAAGTCTGCGATAAATCGTTTGCCAGACATTCGACTTTGTGGAATCACAGACGAATCCACACTGGAGAAAAACCCTACAG GTGCGACATATGTAGTTCGTGCTTCAATCAGGCAACTCACCTTAAAAACCACCAAAAGGTCCATTCCGGCGAGAAGCCATTCAAATGTGATATTTGTACTGTAGGATTTTCTGATAG GTTCGCCCTGAAGAGGCACAGGAatattcatgaaaaatatggaCGAACAAAACCGATGATACAAAGCGGTAGCGAGAACGAGAATGAGAAATGCATTGATGCGGAAGTCTTGCAAGTTCAGGAAGG GTCCGAACATGAAGAACTAGTGGAAGCCAAATTCGAAGGCAAATACGAGGAGGCTGAAGAAATCGAAGAGATGGAAGATATATCAGAACTGCAAGTGCAATTGCAGTAA
- the LOC136412566 gene encoding transcription factor Clamp-like isoform X1, whose translation MFDPNVITTTTQQTQIQYQQQPQQQSDKDKNGQVEQKQEFAPFCYANVNMIQKITPQTQHSTVNMSQLTDDKCYITQPAFSYNYTLVRMETLTSEIESEDESFFLCLVQVNQNLLTQNAISNITFKCDVCGLMFAHLSLLNHHKKVNHGQTDQQQAQQQQITVQLMPTQVQQAQQPTQIQIVSADRIRYSCEECGMTFVTQAELKTHKIQNHQQPQQQVQAQNPQQTGQQVNTLKIKNCETCGAPLQQDTNKKRAVMKVKCENCLSAESIQPQIFVVAAAPEPAPTIKFEESTGTQTQSPTALGTQNSIPIGIKNNHPVKKRGVASVTKCTKCNGSGIIFIGGTKNQQNNAEKPFHCNICNGSFSRYSSLWSHKRLHTGEKNFKCNICGLAFAKAAYLKNHSRIHTGEKPYRCNVCGMQFSQSPHLKNHERIHSGERPYVCEVCDKSFARHSTLWNHRRIHTGEKPYRCDICSSCFNQATHLKNHQKVHSGEKPFKCDICTVGFSDRFALKRHRNIHEKYGRTKPMIQSGSENENEKCIDAEVLQVQEGSEHEELVEAKFEGKYEEAEEIEEMEDISELQVQLQ comes from the exons ATGTTCGACCCTAACGTTATAACAACCACCACCCAGCAAACCCAAATTCAGTACCAACAGCAACCGCAGCAACAATCCGATAAAGACAAAAATGGGCAAGTGGAGCAAAAACAGGAATTCGCCCCATTTTGCTACGCCAACGTAAACATGATCCAGAAAATCACCCCTCAAACGCAACATTCCACTGTCAACATGTCCCAGTTGACTGACGATAAATGTTACATCACTCAACCTGCATTCAGTTACAATTACACTTTGGTAAGGATGGAAACACTAACTTCTGAAATTGAGAGCGAAGATGAGAGTTTTTTTCTGTGCCTTGTGCAGGTGAACCAAAACCTGTTGACCCAGAACGCCATATCTAACATTACCTTCAAATGCGACGTGTGCGGATTGATGTTTGCACACTTAAGCCTTCTCAATCATCATAAGAAAGTAAATCACGGCCAAACGGATCAGCAACAGGCTCAGCAGCAGCAGATCACTGTTCAGCTTATGCCGACGCAAGTTCAGCAAGCCCAACAACCAACCCAGATTCAAATAGTGTCCGCAGATCGCATACGATATTCCTGCGAGGAGTGCGGCATGACTTTTGTCACGCAGGCGGAGTTGAAAACTCATAAGATACAGAATCATCAACAGCCTCAACAGCAG GTGCAAGCTCAAAACCCGCAGCAAACTGGGCAGCAGGTgaatactttgaaaattaagaactGTGAAACTTGCGGGGCTCCTTTACAACAAGACACCAACAAGAAAAGGGCAGTTATGAAG GTTAAATGTGAAAACTGCCTTAGTGCTGAATCAATTCAACCACAAATATTCGTGGTGGCAGCAGCACCCGAACCGGCACCAACGATTAAATTCGAAGAGAGCACCGGAACTCAAACTCAAAGTCCTACCGCTCTAG GTACTCAAAATTCAATTCCTATTggtataaaaaataaccatCCAGTAAAGAAACGAGGTGTTGCCAGTGTAACCAAGTGCACGAAATGCAACGGAAGTGGAATCATTTTTATAGGAGGAACAAAAAATCAGCAGAATAATGCAGAGAAACCTTTTCATTGCAATATTTGCAATG GTTCATTCAGTCGATACTCGTCTTTGTGGTCTCACAAACGATTACATACAGGagagaaaaactttaaatgcaaTATCTGTGGCTTAGCATTTGCTAAAGCAGCCTACTTGAAGAATCATTCCAGGATACATACAGGAGAAAAACCTTATAG GTGCAACGTATGCGGAATGCAATTTTCCCAGTCACCCCATCTTAAGAATCATGAGCGAATACATTCAGGGGAACGACCGTATGTTTGCGAAGTCTGCGATAAATCGTTTGCCAGACATTCGACTTTGTGGAATCACAGACGAATCCACACTGGAGAAAAACCCTACAG GTGCGACATATGTAGTTCGTGCTTCAATCAGGCAACTCACCTTAAAAACCACCAAAAGGTCCATTCCGGCGAGAAGCCATTCAAATGTGATATTTGTACTGTAGGATTTTCTGATAG GTTCGCCCTGAAGAGGCACAGGAatattcatgaaaaatatggaCGAACAAAACCGATGATACAAAGCGGTAGCGAGAACGAGAATGAGAAATGCATTGATGCGGAAGTCTTGCAAGTTCAGGAAGG GTCCGAACATGAAGAACTAGTGGAAGCCAAATTCGAAGGCAAATACGAGGAGGCTGAAGAAATCGAAGAGATGGAAGATATATCAGAACTGCAAGTGCAATTGCAGTAA